One stretch of Streptomyces sp. MMBL 11-1 DNA includes these proteins:
- a CDS encoding STM4014 family protein has protein sequence MSRSVSSGKDGPAPRFVVVGNPDNRRVAFFEEAVRSAGLPAVRVVPWLQVLRGQAVFAAGESVRIDSPGEDAEVERLLRGVDDPTRVEGSARWYARFTAAVRAVAGAASAAGAEVLGSPGDIAVLFDKRLCHGLLDRAGVPVPASPTSGPGAAPVRGWSDVRESLREHRMPRAFVKLAHGSSASGVLAVETAGPGRVRASTSVERDASGRLFNSLRVRRYTSEAEVGAVVDALAPDGLHIERWLPKASQRGRAADLRIVVVGGRATHAVVRTSTSPMTNLHLGGARGDLDEARAAVAAAGGCWREALTMCERAAACFPGTPCVGVDLLPTAGWRRFAVGEVNAFGDLLPGLTGLPGSGAEGLNTYAAQVAAVLDRARNHRALTPS, from the coding sequence ATGTCGCGGTCAGTGAGTAGCGGCAAGGACGGCCCGGCGCCGCGCTTCGTGGTCGTCGGCAATCCGGACAACCGCCGGGTCGCCTTCTTCGAGGAGGCCGTGCGCTCCGCCGGGCTGCCGGCGGTCCGGGTGGTGCCCTGGCTCCAGGTGCTGCGCGGCCAGGCGGTGTTCGCGGCGGGCGAGAGCGTCCGGATCGATTCGCCCGGTGAGGACGCCGAGGTGGAGCGGCTGCTCCGCGGAGTCGACGACCCGACCCGGGTGGAGGGTTCGGCCCGGTGGTACGCGCGCTTCACCGCGGCCGTGCGGGCGGTGGCGGGCGCGGCCTCCGCCGCGGGCGCCGAGGTGCTGGGCTCCCCCGGTGACATCGCCGTGCTCTTCGACAAGCGGCTGTGCCACGGGCTGCTCGACCGCGCGGGGGTCCCCGTGCCCGCCTCGCCGACATCGGGCCCGGGGGCGGCCCCGGTGCGCGGCTGGTCCGACGTACGGGAGTCGCTGCGCGAACACCGGATGCCCCGGGCGTTCGTGAAGCTCGCGCACGGCTCCTCGGCCTCCGGGGTGCTGGCGGTGGAGACGGCGGGGCCCGGCCGGGTCCGGGCGAGCACCTCGGTGGAGCGGGACGCGTCGGGGCGGCTGTTCAACTCGCTCCGGGTGCGGCGCTACACCTCGGAGGCGGAGGTCGGCGCGGTCGTGGACGCGCTGGCCCCGGACGGGCTGCACATAGAGCGCTGGCTGCCGAAGGCGTCCCAGCGGGGGCGGGCCGCGGATCTGCGGATCGTGGTGGTCGGCGGCCGGGCGACGCACGCCGTGGTGCGGACGAGCACGAGCCCCATGACCAATCTGCATCTCGGCGGCGCGCGCGGCGACCTCGACGAGGCCCGGGCCGCCGTGGCGGCGGCCGGCGGCTGCTGGCGCGAGGCACTGACGATGTGCGAGCGGGCGGCGGCCTGCTTCCCCGGGACGCCCTGCGTGGGCGTCGACCTCCTGCCGACGGCCGGCTGGCGGCGCTTCGCCGTCGGGGAGGTCAACGCCTTCGGCGATCTGCTGCCCGGACTGACCGGTCTGCCGGGCAGCGGCGCCGAGGGCCTGAACACCTATGCGGCGCAGGTCGCCGCCGTACTGGACCGAGCAAGGAACCACCGTGCCCTCACCCCTTCCTGA
- a CDS encoding STM4015 family protein: MTYLGIQHLDRFHGLPVHTPAPSSGFLPAADSVAWRLECENEEGRDFAGWWQEFLDTVDTARVRALVLGPWWSGEYTPFAPVMELIVAHADRFPALRGLFLADVVGEECEVSWLRMCDITPVLEALPQLEEFGVRGCGREGLGLRPLRHTALKSLRFESGGLPGGLVRAVAASELPALERLDLWFGSSWYGGDATVDDIGPILSGGVFPRLRHLGLQNSEIQDEIAAAVGSAPVVAQLETLALSMGTLSDTGGEALLNGQPLSHLSTLDLRHHYLTEPVLDRVRAACAPAVVEAGEAEDDYADPDDEDDEPERYVAVSE, translated from the coding sequence CACCCCGGCGCCGTCGTCCGGGTTCCTGCCCGCCGCCGACAGCGTGGCCTGGCGGCTGGAGTGCGAAAACGAGGAGGGCAGGGACTTCGCCGGCTGGTGGCAGGAGTTCCTGGACACGGTGGACACGGCCCGGGTCCGGGCGCTCGTCCTCGGCCCCTGGTGGAGCGGCGAGTACACGCCGTTCGCCCCGGTGATGGAGCTGATCGTCGCCCACGCGGACCGCTTCCCGGCCCTGCGCGGGCTCTTCCTCGCCGATGTGGTGGGCGAGGAGTGCGAGGTTTCCTGGCTGCGGATGTGCGACATCACCCCGGTGCTCGAAGCGCTGCCGCAGCTGGAGGAGTTCGGCGTGCGTGGCTGCGGCCGGGAGGGGCTGGGGCTGCGCCCGCTGCGCCATACGGCGCTGAAGTCGCTGCGCTTCGAATCCGGCGGCCTGCCCGGCGGGCTGGTGCGGGCGGTCGCCGCGAGCGAACTGCCCGCGCTGGAGCGGCTGGACCTGTGGTTCGGCAGCTCGTGGTACGGCGGCGACGCCACCGTCGACGACATCGGGCCGATCCTGTCGGGCGGCGTGTTCCCCCGGCTGCGCCACCTGGGGCTGCAGAACAGCGAGATCCAGGACGAGATCGCCGCCGCGGTCGGTTCCGCGCCCGTGGTCGCCCAGTTGGAGACCCTGGCGCTGTCGATGGGCACCCTGAGCGACACGGGCGGCGAGGCCCTGCTCAACGGGCAGCCCCTGAGCCATCTGTCCACGCTGGACCTGCGCCACCACTACCTCACCGAGCCGGTGCTGGACCGTGTGCGGGCCGCGTGCGCCCCGGCCGTCGTCGAGGCGGGCGAGGCCGAGGACGACTACGCGGACCCGGACGACGAGGACGACGAACCGGAACGCTATGTCGCGGTCAGTGAGTAG